A window from Triticum aestivum cultivar Chinese Spring chromosome 6D, IWGSC CS RefSeq v2.1, whole genome shotgun sequence encodes these proteins:
- the LOC123143190 gene encoding polyphenol oxidase I, chloroplastic (The sequence of the model RefSeq protein was modified relative to this genomic sequence to represent the inferred CDS: added 177 bases not found in genome assembly), whose product MASSSFIVLPSTAAASACLPPRKPVAGAGKQGRSRLLCKCEATSRGAGTGDDDDLVLRRLDRRDVLLGLTGVGAAGAINLGGLALAADDAVPATCVTVPVTDQVIRCVSADGFNCPGVYRPEDVVDFSALPPPNGPLRVRRPAHLVAADKEYVRKYEAGVRMMRDLDASGDPRSFKSQAAIHEAYCNFHYKVTAVAAAASRTAGGGGGTPEIDFDVHFSSIFAPWHRMYIYFFERIIGELIGDTTFALPYWNWDAPDGMMLPPIFNNASSPLYDANRDQAHVTAVMDLNKGPGADNELPLCSDDACVKENNLSVIYRQMAVDTALQFHGNKFCAGGTPGSPGSLENAAHTAVHIWVGGDMGVLGTAGRDPVFYSHHANVDRMWHLWTTTLGNQDFVGAGTGDWRDTSFVFYDEKRRPVRISVRDVLDAGRLGYTYEERETLEWLDKRPKPATGIDRPAGPSVPAALSFPVALKKGRKEYVTVERPEEARASGGSSKKAPEVLVVDVTIDPCEYAKFDVLVNVPKGQEARVGPQDTEFAGTFENLPHGGGDGGGRGMGRLTLTYRFALRELVEDLGCGQDRRLDVTLVPRAGGMVVVDDVRVELCN is encoded by the coding sequence CTCGACCGCCGGGACGTGCTCCTCGGCCTCACCGGGGTGGGAGCCGCCGGCGCCATCAACCTCGGAGGACTCGCGCTGGCCGCGGACGACGCCGTGCCGGCCACGTGCGTCACCGTGCCTGTCACGGACCAGGTCATCAGGTGCGTCTCGGCCGACGGCTTCAACTGCCCCGGCGTGTACCGCCCCGAGGACGTCGTCGACTTCAGCGCTCTGCCGCCACCGAACGGCCCCTTGCGCGTGCGCCGGCCGGCCCACCTCGTCGCCGCGGACAAGGAGTACGTGAGGAAATACGAGGCCGGCGTCCGCATGATGAGGGATCTGGACGCCTCCGGCGATCCGCGCAGCTTCAAGAGCCAGGCCGCCATCCACGAGGCCTACTGCAACTTCCACTACAAGGTCACCGCGGTGGCCGCCGCGGCCTCAAGAACagccgggggcggcggcggcacgccgGAGATCGACTTCGACGTGCACTTCTCGTCTATCTTCGCTCCGTGGCACCGGATGTACATCTACTTCTTCGAGCGGATCATCGGCGAGCTCATCGGCGACACCACCTTCGCGCTGCCGTACTGGAACTGGGACGCGCCGGACGGGATGATGCTGCCGCCGATATTCAACAACGCGTCCTCACCGCTCTATGACGCCAACCGCGACCAGGCGCACGTCACCGCCGTCATGGACCTCAACAAGGGCCCAGGCGCGGACAACGAGCTTCCTCTCTGCAGCGACGACGCCTGCGTGAAGGAGAACAACCTCTCCGTCATCTACCGCCAGATGGCCGTCGACACGGCCCTGCAGTTCCACGGGAACAAGTTCTGCGCCGGGGGCACCCCCGGCTCCCCCGGCTCACTCGAGAACGCCGCGCACACCGCCGTGCACATCTGGGTGGGCGGGGACATGGGGGTGCTCGGCACCGCCGGCCGCGACCCCGTCTTCTACTCGCACCACGCCAACGTCGACCGCATGTGGCACCTCTGGACCACCACGCTCGGGAACCAGGACTTCGTCGGCGCCGGCACCGGCGACTGGCGCGACACCAGCTTCGTCTTCTACGACGAGAAGCGGCGGCCCGTGCGCATCAGCGTCCGCGACGTCCTCGACGCCGGCAGGCTCGGGTACACGTACGAGGAGAGGGAGACCTTGGAGTGGCTGGACAAGCGGCCCAAGCCGGCGACCGGCATCGACAGACCGGCCGGCCCAAGCGtccccgccgccctctccttccccGTGGCTCTGAAGAAGGGCCGGAAGGAGTACGTGACGGTGGAGCGGCCGGAGGAGGCCCGggccagcggcggcagcagcaagaAGGCGCCGGAGGTGCTGGTGGTGGACGTCACCATCGACCCCTGCGAGTACGCCAAGTTCGACGTGCTCGTCAACGTGCCCAAAGgccaggaggcgcgggtggggccGCAGGACACCGAGTTCGCAGGGACCTTCGAGAACCTGCcgcacggcggcggcgacggcggcggccggggcaTGGGGCGGCTGACGCTCACGTACCGGTTCGCGCTCCGGGAGCTGGTTGAGGACCTCGGATGCGGCCAGGACCGGCGGCTGGACGTCACGCTCGTCCCGCGAGCCGGTGGGATGGTCGTGGTAGACGACGTGCGAGTTGAACTTTGTAACTAA